A stretch of Clostridium sp. BJN0001 DNA encodes these proteins:
- a CDS encoding GNAT family N-acetyltransferase: MKDRALKYLEKNHLLHMGMIDSIHKSAAEILYAKTDGVLIKEKKSNAYMVSVNNFEKGRELINSISECNLIVSHQKYMVDYILNRFGLSEKLECVQVVYMDKTKINIKKELKIKKLEPFQIKVVLEHYDKLSSSEIEILLKNGKLFGGYKNGTLIGFVGNHLEGSIGLLEVFPKYRRLGYGEALEGYIVNQMLEKGLVPFAQVETKNQKSIALQNKLEFSISSEKLYWIF, encoded by the coding sequence ATGAAAGATAGAGCACTTAAATATTTAGAAAAGAACCATTTATTGCATATGGGAATGATAGATTCAATACATAAAAGTGCAGCAGAAATATTATATGCCAAGACAGATGGAGTACTTATAAAAGAGAAAAAAAGCAATGCTTATATGGTATCTGTCAACAATTTTGAAAAAGGGCGAGAATTAATAAATAGTATATCTGAATGTAATCTTATAGTTTCACATCAAAAATATATGGTGGATTACATATTAAATAGATTTGGATTAAGTGAGAAACTTGAATGCGTTCAAGTAGTATATATGGATAAAACTAAAATAAATATAAAAAAAGAACTTAAAATAAAGAAGTTAGAACCATTTCAAATAAAAGTTGTATTAGAACATTATGATAAATTATCTAGTAGTGAAATTGAAATTCTTTTGAAAAATGGAAAGTTATTTGGAGGATATAAGAATGGAACACTTATAGGTTTTGTTGGAAATCATTTGGAAGGAAGCATAGGACTATTAGAAGTATTTCCTAAATATAGACGTTTAGGATATGGAGAAGCACTTGAAGGTTATATAGTAAATCAAATGCTTGAAAAAGGTCTAGTACCCTTTGCACAGGTTGAAACAAAAAATCAAAAATCAATAGCTCTTCAGAATAAACTGGAATTTAGCATATCAAGTGAAAAATTATATTGGATATTTTAG
- a CDS encoding glycoside hydrolase family 13 protein encodes MNSEIIYQIFPDRFNKSKEKDNVKGLKKWGSEVDSNCVMGGDLKGIIEKLDYLSTLEITAIYLNPIFKSYSNHKYDTVDYYEIDASFGNLDDFKELIKKAHEKNIKIIIDGVFNHTNPDFFAFKDILKNQEKSKYKDWYEIFSYPVKVTNNPNYRTFGGCSNMPRLNTKNPEVQKYIVDVVKYWESMGIDGLRLDVPYYIDDSLLEKIRECTKLYIVGEIWGCGKKFVPKYFDGVMNYSFRDLIYKAVKRQSIDASIFIDEWKFIENTYKENIHCCFNMSGSHDTERIFNYCNCDIKKEKLFYAFLFLFPGMPLIYYGDEIGLKGGDDPYCRGTMEWDQTKWDYDIHNFLKDLIQLRNNSEALQKGSINFIACKEMMFEFERVYKDKKVTVFINFGPQKQSLNGVELDSTSFKVQ; translated from the coding sequence ATGAATAGCGAAATAATATATCAAATTTTTCCCGATAGATTTAATAAATCTAAAGAAAAAGATAACGTAAAAGGTTTAAAAAAATGGGGCAGCGAAGTTGATTCAAATTGTGTTATGGGAGGAGATTTAAAAGGTATTATAGAAAAATTAGATTACCTCTCTACCCTTGAAATTACTGCAATCTATTTAAATCCAATTTTTAAATCTTATTCTAATCATAAATACGATACTGTAGATTACTATGAAATAGATGCATCTTTTGGAAACTTAGATGATTTTAAAGAACTAATAAAAAAAGCTCATGAAAAAAATATAAAAATAATTATTGATGGTGTTTTTAATCATACAAATCCTGATTTTTTTGCATTTAAAGATATTTTAAAAAATCAAGAGAAATCAAAATACAAAGATTGGTATGAAATTTTTAGTTATCCTGTTAAAGTAACAAATAATCCTAATTATAGAACTTTTGGCGGCTGCTCTAATATGCCTCGTTTAAATACAAAAAATCCAGAAGTACAAAAATATATAGTAGATGTAGTTAAATATTGGGAAAGTATGGGCATAGATGGTCTAAGATTGGACGTGCCTTATTATATAGATGATTCTTTATTAGAAAAAATAAGAGAATGTACTAAACTTTATATAGTAGGTGAAATATGGGGATGCGGCAAAAAATTTGTTCCTAAATATTTTGATGGAGTTATGAATTATTCTTTTAGAGATTTAATATATAAAGCTGTCAAAAGACAAAGTATAGATGCTTCAATCTTCATAGATGAATGGAAATTCATAGAAAACACATATAAAGAAAATATTCATTGCTGTTTTAATATGTCTGGCAGCCATGATACTGAGAGAATTTTTAACTACTGCAATTGTGATATAAAAAAAGAAAAATTATTTTATGCATTTTTATTTTTATTCCCTGGAATGCCTCTTATATACTATGGAGATGAAATAGGTTTAAAAGGCGGAGATGATCCTTATTGTAGAGGTACTATGGAGTGGGATCAAACAAAATGGGACTATGATATCCATAATTTCTTAAAGGATTTAATACAACTTAGAAATAATAGCGAAGCTCTCCAAAAAGGAAGTATTAATTTTATAGCCTGCAAAGAAATGATGTTTGAATTTGAAAGAGTATATAAAGATAAAAAAGTTACAGTCTTTATTAATTTTGGTCCTCAAAAACAATCCTTAAATGGAGTCGAATTAGACAGTACAAGCTTTAAAGTGCAATAG
- a CDS encoding ABC transporter permease subunit, with protein sequence MNIFKREIYKNRKSFIVWTIILLVLSLYVVALFPTMADQADRMKDVFKSMPKAFLDAFNVNKLDMGTILGFFGMEGYLFITLLGSMYSILLGAGIISKEEDEKTIEFLLSKPISRNNILVSKMAATFIYIILFNLIIVIFNYFEFEAVKRGNFDKETFLLLSVAPLLIHITFASIGFLMSMFIVRAKSVLPTSIGIVLGTYFLGIISAMTDKTENLKYISPFKYVDAADIILNKKIDSIYLLIMAIIVFSCIGATYVIYNKKDIRI encoded by the coding sequence ATGAATATTTTTAAAAGAGAAATTTATAAAAATAGAAAATCTTTTATAGTATGGACAATAATCTTGCTAGTTTTAAGTTTATATGTAGTAGCGTTATTTCCTACTATGGCAGATCAAGCTGATAGAATGAAAGATGTGTTTAAGTCAATGCCAAAAGCATTTTTAGATGCATTTAATGTTAATAAATTGGATATGGGAACTATCTTAGGATTTTTTGGAATGGAAGGATATTTATTTATAACACTTTTAGGAAGTATGTATTCTATTTTATTGGGTGCAGGTATAATTTCAAAAGAAGAGGATGAAAAAACAATAGAATTTTTACTATCAAAACCTATAAGCAGAAATAATATCCTTGTAAGTAAAATGGCAGCGACATTTATATATATAATTCTGTTTAATTTAATTATAGTAATATTTAATTACTTTGAATTTGAAGCGGTTAAAAGAGGGAACTTTGATAAAGAAACATTTTTATTACTGTCAGTAGCACCGCTATTAATTCATATAACATTTGCATCAATAGGATTTTTAATGTCGATGTTTATTGTAAGAGCTAAAAGTGTACTTCCAACTTCTATAGGAATTGTTTTAGGTACTTACTTTTTAGGAATTATATCTGCAATGACAGATAAAACAGAAAATTTGAAATATATATCACCTTTTAAGTATGTCGATGCAGCTGATATTATTTTAAATAAGAAAATTGATTCTATATATTTACTTATAATGGCTATTATAGTATTTTCATGTATTGGAGCAACATATGTTATATATAATAAAAAAGATATTAGAATATAA
- a CDS encoding ABC transporter ATP-binding protein: MENIIETKNLTKSYGKARGIIDLNLEVHKGEIFGFIGPNGAGKSTTIRTLLSIIYQTSGEAKIFGMDSIKDAVNIKKEIGYLPSEVNYYDDMKVRDILKYSAKFYNKDCTKRIKELSEFLELDLNKKIEDLSLGNKKKTAIIQAVLHEPKLLILDEPTSGLDPLMQSRFFEILKEENRKGTTIFFSSHILSEVQKMCSKVAIIKEGRILRVEEIEKLRKNKYKKIRIEFESEKDAEDFSFQGVLNKKVENRTVSFIYNGQIINIVNNLYEKKIDNLWIEEPSLEEIFMHYYTEK; the protein is encoded by the coding sequence ATGGAAAACATAATAGAAACAAAAAATTTAACTAAGAGTTATGGAAAAGCAAGAGGAATTATAGATTTAAATTTAGAAGTACATAAGGGGGAAATATTTGGATTTATAGGCCCAAATGGAGCAGGAAAGTCAACAACTATAAGAACATTATTGTCCATAATATATCAAACTAGTGGAGAGGCAAAGATATTTGGAATGGATTCGATAAAAGATGCTGTTAATATAAAAAAAGAAATAGGATATCTGCCATCTGAGGTTAACTATTATGATGATATGAAAGTAAGGGATATACTTAAGTATTCAGCAAAATTTTATAATAAAGACTGCACAAAGAGAATAAAAGAATTAAGTGAATTTTTAGAATTAGATTTAAATAAAAAAATAGAAGATCTCTCTTTAGGAAATAAAAAGAAAACAGCAATAATTCAGGCTGTTTTACATGAGCCAAAGCTTTTGATTTTAGATGAACCAACAAGCGGATTAGATCCTTTAATGCAGTCTAGATTTTTTGAAATATTAAAAGAGGAAAATAGAAAAGGAACAACTATATTTTTCTCATCTCATATTTTAAGTGAAGTTCAAAAAATGTGCAGTAAAGTGGCAATAATAAAAGAGGGAAGAATACTTAGAGTTGAAGAGATAGAAAAGCTTAGAAAGAATAAATATAAGAAAATAAGAATTGAATTTGAAAGTGAAAAAGATGCTGAAGATTTTAGTTTTCAAGGTGTTTTAAATAAAAAAGTAGAAAATAGAACTGTAAGTTTTATATATAATGGGCAAATAATAAATATAGTAAATAATTTATATGAAAAGAAAATAGATAATTTATGGATAGAAGAACCATCACTAGAAGAGATATTCATGCACTACTATACAGAAAAATAG
- a CDS encoding helix-turn-helix transcriptional regulator: MKNNIKKLRKKANLRQEDMAKQLGVSRQTIIAIENDKYNPSLELAMKIAILLNLKVEDIFFLN, translated from the coding sequence ATGAAAAATAATATAAAAAAGCTTAGAAAAAAAGCTAACTTACGCCAAGAAGATATGGCAAAACAATTAGGTGTAAGCCGCCAAACAATAATTGCCATAGAAAATGATAAATACAATCCTTCATTGGAACTTGCAATGAAAATTGCTATACTATTAAATTTAAAAGTTGAAGATATTTTTTTCTTAAATTAA
- a CDS encoding LacI family DNA-binding transcriptional regulator, translating to MKVTINDIAKKANVSKSTVSKVINDDNSISEKTKLKIRKIIKEFNYIPNNSARQLALKNTSNIGLLVDTRRREYFLNPFFYNIIGGAENVVGNNNYELTITNINLLENNEEFLKRLVYSKKVDGIIIPTSIVDEKIVDKLNELKFPYVLIGEAEKFENSSWVDVNNIEGGEIGTKYLLEKGAENIVFIGGNSKNGIAKSRICGCKNIISKNSKTNFDIRECPSSKEGGYTLAKDILKEEKKIDSIICVNNYVAFGVMKAIKEKNINIPNDIRVLTFDNEPISEYTTPALTCLNVDTFKLGETAAKILMKKIKDDKFENERVLISPELIIRQSTL from the coding sequence ATGAAAGTTACTATAAATGATATAGCAAAAAAGGCTAATGTATCTAAATCTACAGTGTCTAAAGTTATAAATGATGATAATTCAATATCAGAAAAAACTAAATTAAAGATAAGAAAAATAATAAAAGAATTTAATTATATTCCAAATAATTCTGCAAGGCAGCTTGCTTTAAAAAATACTTCTAATATAGGACTTTTAGTAGATACAAGAAGAAGAGAATACTTTTTAAATCCTTTTTTTTATAACATAATAGGTGGAGCTGAAAATGTAGTTGGAAATAACAACTATGAGCTTACCATAACAAATATAAATTTATTAGAGAATAATGAAGAATTTTTAAAAAGACTTGTATATAGCAAGAAAGTGGATGGAATAATAATACCAACGTCAATAGTTGATGAAAAAATTGTAGATAAATTAAATGAATTAAAATTCCCATATGTATTAATAGGTGAAGCAGAAAAATTTGAAAATTCAAGCTGGGTTGATGTAAACAATATTGAAGGTGGAGAAATAGGGACAAAATATTTACTAGAAAAAGGGGCAGAAAACATAGTTTTTATTGGAGGAAATTCAAAAAATGGTATCGCTAAAAGCAGAATATGCGGGTGCAAAAATATAATTTCTAAAAATAGTAAGACTAATTTTGATATAAGGGAGTGTCCTTCTTCAAAAGAAGGTGGATATACTTTAGCTAAAGATATTTTAAAAGAAGAGAAAAAAATAGATTCAATAATATGTGTAAACAATTATGTTGCATTTGGTGTAATGAAAGCAATAAAAGAAAAAAATATAAATATTCCAAATGATATTAGAGTTTTAACATTTGATAATGAACCAATTTCTGAATATACAACTCCTGCATTAACTTGTCTTAACGTTGATACTTTTAAATTAGGAGAAACTGCAGCTAAGATACTTATGAAAAAAATAAAAGATGATAAGTTTGAAAACGAAAGGGTACTCATATCGCCAGAGCTCATTATACGGCAATCTACACTTTAA
- the catA gene encoding type A chloramphenicol O-acetyltransferase: MNFKIIDKQDWNRKEHFEHYFSEIPCTYSITAKLDITKIKNSNKKLYQTMLYFITKIVNKHSEFKTSFDDNGNLGVFDGMIPSYTIFHKDTETFSIIWTKYSDNYDVFCKSYQKDMDMYGSVKSFIAKKDMPSNSFSVSMVPWTSFDGFNLNLQKGYKYLLPIFTIGKYYEENGKYIIPLAIQAHHAVCDGFHVCRFINELQEVIDER, translated from the coding sequence ATGAATTTTAAAATTATTGATAAACAAGATTGGAATAGAAAAGAACATTTTGAACATTATTTTTCTGAAATTCCTTGTACATATAGTATAACTGCTAAATTGGACATCACTAAAATAAAAAATTCAAATAAAAAGTTATATCAAACAATGCTATATTTTATTACAAAAATAGTTAATAAACATAGCGAATTTAAAACATCTTTTGATGATAATGGGAATCTTGGAGTTTTTGATGGGATGATTCCATCTTATACAATATTTCATAAAGATACAGAAACTTTTTCTATTATTTGGACAAAGTATTCTGATAATTATGATGTTTTTTGCAAATCATATCAAAAAGATATGGATATGTATGGCTCAGTAAAAAGCTTTATAGCAAAGAAGGATATGCCTTCTAATAGTTTTTCAGTATCAATGGTGCCATGGACATCATTTGATGGATTTAATTTAAATCTGCAGAAAGGATACAAATATTTGCTGCCGATTTTTACAATTGGAAAGTATTATGAAGAAAATGGAAAATATATTATACCTTTAGCAATACAAGCTCATCATGCAGTATGCGATGGATTTCATGTCTGCCGTTTTATAAATGAATTGCAGGAGGTTATAGATGAAAGATAG